The DNA sequence GCATCGGGGCCCGGCGCGGTCACCGCTGCCCCGCGAGGTAGGAGGCGACGTTGCGGCGGGTCTCGCCGAGCGAGTCCCCGCCGAACTTCTCCAACGCGGCCTGCGCCAGCACCAGCGCCACCATCGTCTCGACGACGACCCCGGCACGCGGCACGGCGCAGGCGTCGGAACGCTGGTGGATGGCGGTGGCCTCCTCACCAGTGGTGGTGTCGATGGTGCGCAACGCCCGCGGCACGGTGGAGATCGGCTTCATCGCGACCCGGACCCGGACCGGCTCGCCGTTGGTCATCCCGCCCTCGATGCCACCGGCCCGGTTGGTGAGCCGGGTGACCGGGACGGTGCCCGCCGGGCCCTGCCCGGGCGAGCCAGCGGGGACCATCTCGTCGTGGGCGACGGAGCCGCGGCGGTGCGCGGTGCGGAAGCCGTCACCGATCTCGACGCCCTTCATCGCCTGGATGCCCATCAGCGCGGCGGCGAGCCGGGCGTCGAGGCGGCGGTCGGCCTGCACGTAGGTGCCGACGCCGACCGGCATCCCGTAGGCGATGACCTCGATGACCCCACCGAGGGTGTCGCCCGCGTCGTGGGCGGCGTCGATCTCGGCGGCCATCGCGGCACCCGTGGCGTCGGTGAACGCGCGCACCGGGTTGGCGTCGATCCGGTCGAGGTCGGCGGGGCCGGGCAGCGGCTCGTCGTCCGGGGCGTCGACGGCACCGATGCCCACGACGTGGGACACGATCGTCACGCCGAGCGCCTGCTGCAGGAACGCCTTCGCGACGGTGCCGAGCACGACGCGCGCCGCGGTCTCACGGGCGCTGGCCCGCTCCAGGACCGGACGGGCCTCGTCGAAGCCGTACTTGGTCATGCCGGCGAGGTCGGCGTGCCCGGGGCGGGGCCGGGTCAGCGGTGCGTTGCGGGCGCGGTGCGCGATCAGCTCCGGGTCCACCGGGTCGGCGGCCATCACCGTCTCCCACTTGGGCCACTCGGTGTTGCCGATCCGGACCGCGACCGGGCCGCCCTGGGTGACCCCGTGCCTCAGGCCGCCGAGGACCTCCAGCTCGTCGGCCTCGAACGCCATCCGTGGGCTGCGGCCGTAACCGAGCTTGCGGCGGGCCAGCTCGGCCTGCAGCTCC is a window from the Pseudonocardia sp. HH130629-09 genome containing:
- the aroC gene encoding chorismate synthase, which produces MLRWITAGESHGPALVGVLEGMVAGVSVTTKELQAELARRKLGYGRSPRMAFEADELEVLGGLRHGVTQGGPVAVRIGNTEWPKWETVMAADPVDPELIAHRARNAPLTRPRPGHADLAGMTKYGFDEARPVLERASARETAARVVLGTVAKAFLQQALGVTIVSHVVGIGAVDAPDDEPLPGPADLDRIDANPVRAFTDATGAAMAAEIDAAHDAGDTLGGVIEVIAYGMPVGVGTYVQADRRLDARLAAALMGIQAMKGVEIGDGFRTAHRRGSVAHDEMVPAGSPGQGPAGTVPVTRLTNRAGGIEGGMTNGEPVRVRVAMKPISTVPRALRTIDTTTGEEATAIHQRSDACAVPRAGVVVETMVALVLAQAALEKFGGDSLGETRRNVASYLAGQR